A single Aspergillus chevalieri M1 DNA, chromosome 3, nearly complete sequence DNA region contains:
- a CDS encoding uncharacterized protein (COG:A;~EggNog:ENOG410PFJ5;~InterPro:IPR027417,IPR001650,IPR014001,IPR011545, IPR000629;~PFAM:PF04851,PF00270,PF00271;~go_function: GO:0003676 - nucleic acid binding [Evidence IEA];~go_function: GO:0005524 - ATP binding [Evidence IEA]): MLCAVRRHGVAQALRASTSRSFVARSTPQLLKWQPSTSRLAAFPQIYRSLHVSATRFQAAQAEAAASEEEPTTPERLTEFADLASHGLVDKKIIDQITRFMKIKTMTDVQSMTINETLQGDDVLAQAKTGTGKTLAFLVPVIQNIMKDMQSQSQQSQPRRSYGRRAQPSDIRAIVISPTRELAEQIATEALKVSRGTGIVVQTAVGGTQRREKLRAIQREGCHLLIGTPGRLKDILSDPTTGVTAPRLSSFVLDEADRLLDDGFAPDIQEIQTLLPNRNDVDRQTLMFSATVPKEVMAMVRKTMKRDFRFLKTVREDEVPTHFRVPQKGIVLPGLENALPAVLEMAQTQWAQRSEDRSQRPFKAIVYFNSTCEVKLAFDAFMHLRRQRKMGGMAIYDIHSRLTQAARTRNADGFRQARSGILLSSDVTARGMDFPEVTHVIQVGVPRDTPTYIHRLGRTGRAGKEGEGLIMFHEGEMRTFRNRLGELPIEMDEISLRTSRVDLTDDQAEHEPAVSEILTQLQDAMENTSASVKEEAYKSQFGSLLPSFYNKSAAVDAMNKLAVYGYGLPSPPHMSPMLLEKMGLNRTRGVRSMDRSMGRGRAIDRSPMRGGMGRPRFIEHGRGRRDDGDSWNDRRRGGEYRERSGGRNRDSWGGRGRY; the protein is encoded by the exons ATGTTGTGTGCAGTTCGCCGGCATGGAGTCGCGCAGGCTCTGCGGGCTTCTACCTCTCGATCCTTCGTTGCGAGATCGACTCCCCAGCTGCTGAAGTGGCAGCCCTCGACTAGCAGGCTGGCTGCCTTCCCCCAGATTTATCGATCGTTGCATGTCTCCGCTACCCGGTTTCAAGCTGCCCAGGCCGAGGCTGCGGCTAGCGAGGAGGAGCCTACCACGCCCGAGCGATTGACCGAATTCGCGGACCTGGCAAGCCATGGATTGGTGGATAAGAAGATCATTGATCAGATTACTCGATTTATGAAGATCAAGACCATGACCGATGTGCAAAGCATGACTATTAATGAGACTTTACAGGGTGACGATGT CCTGGCTCAAGCGAAAACCGGAACAGGAAAGACTCTGGCCTTCCTCGTTCCTGTGATTCAGAATATCATGAAAGACATGCAATCTCAGTCTCAGCAGTCTCAGCCCAGACGTTCGTACGGACGGCGCGCCCAGCCCAGCGATATCCGAGCCATCGTTATCTCGCCCACGCGTGAACTGGCTGAGCAGATTGCAACGGAAGCCTTGAAAGTGTCGCGTGGTACTGGAATTGTTGTGCAGACAGCGGTTGGTGGCACGCAGAGGCGCGAGAAGCTCCGGGCTATCCAAAGGGAAGGATGCCACCTGCTTATTGGTACCCCGGGACGGTTGAAGGATATTTTATCCGACCCGACTACCGGTGTCACAGCCCCACGCCTGTCGTCTTTCGTTCTTGATGAGGCTGATCGTCTGTTGGATGATGGATTCGCTCCCGACATTCAGGAGATCCAAACCCTCCTTCCCAACCGCAACGATGTTGACCGCCAGACGCTCATGTTTTCGGCTACTGTTCCCAAGGAGGTCATGGCCATGGTTCGTAAAACGATGAAGCGTGACTTCAGATTTCTGAAGACGGTTCGGGAGGATGAGGTGCCAACTCACTTTCGGGTGCCGCAAAAGGGTATCGTTCTTCCTGGATTGGAGAATGCTCTCCCTGCGGTCCTTGAAATGGCCCAGACCCAATGGGCTCAGCGGTCAGAAGACCGCAGCCAGCGTCCTTTCAAGGCAATTGTCTACTTCAACTCGACTTGCGAAGTCAAGCTGGCTTTTGACGCTTTCATGCACTTGCGCCGCCAAAGGAAGATGGGCGGAATGGCGATCTATGATATCCACTCGCGCCTGACTCAAGCTGCGAGGACAAGAAACGCAGATGGCTTCCGGCAAGCTCGTTCTGGAATCCTTCTCTCGTCCGACGTGACTGCCCGTGGAATGGACTTCCCGGAGGTCACCCACGTCATCCAAGTCGGTGTTCCTCGCGACACTCCCACATACATTCACCGTCTGGGTCGTACTGGACGCGCAGGAAAGGAGGGTGAAGGGTTGATCATGTTCCACGAGGGAGAAATGCGGACTTTCCGGAACAGGCTTGGCGAACTCCCCATCGAAATGGACGAAATCTCCCTCCGCACCTCCAGAGTCGACTTGACCGATGACCAGGCCGAACACGAGCCAGCCGTATCCGAAATCTTGACCCAGCTCCAGGACGCAATGGAGAACACCTCGGCTAGCGTCAAAGAAGAAGCCTACAAATCGCAATTTGGTTCCCTTCTGCCGTCCTTTTACAACAAGTCCGCTGCAGTTGATGCCATGAACAAGCTTGCCGTGTACGGTTACGGCCTTCCGAGCCCGCCGCATATGTCCCCAATGCTCCTCGAAAAAATGGGTCTTAACAGGACCCGGGGAGTTAGATCGATGGACCGTTCAATGGGTCGGGGCCGGGCGATTGACCGCTCCCCTATGCGTGGAGGCATGGGCCGCCCTCGCTTCATCGAGCACGGCCGGGGCCGCCGTGATGATGGCGACTCCTGGAACGACAGGCGCCGTGGTGGTGAGTATCGTGAGAGGAGTGGCGGCCGCAATCGTGACTCCTGGGGCGGCCGTGGCCGGTACTAA